A single Sphingomonas sp. IW22 DNA region contains:
- the msrB gene encoding peptide-methionine (R)-S-oxide reductase MsrB, whose translation MLDRRKFLSMTALGALASACGSPPSRAAERFPFMLSEAEWRRRLSPAAYDVLREGDTERPYSSPLNKEKRRGIFTCAGCELPLFLSSTKFESGTGWPSFYAARDNAVIERSDNSMGMRRTEILCRRCGGHLGHVFDDGPPPTGKRYCMNGVALSFRPA comes from the coding sequence ATGTTGGACCGTCGCAAGTTCCTGTCGATGACCGCTCTTGGCGCGCTGGCGTCCGCGTGCGGTTCGCCGCCGTCGCGCGCGGCAGAGCGATTTCCGTTCATGCTCAGCGAGGCCGAATGGCGCCGCCGCCTGTCCCCCGCAGCCTATGACGTGTTGCGAGAGGGGGATACCGAGCGGCCCTATAGCTCACCGCTGAACAAGGAAAAGCGGCGTGGCATCTTTACCTGTGCGGGTTGCGAATTGCCGCTGTTCCTGTCGTCCACGAAGTTCGAAAGCGGCACCGGCTGGCCCAGCTTTTACGCGGCACGCGACAATGCAGTGATCGAGCGGTCTGACAACAGCATGGGCATGCGGCGGACCGAAATCCTGTGCCGCCGCTGTGGGGGTCACTTGGGCCATGTGTTCGACGACGGCCCGCCGCCGACGGGAAAGCGTTATTGCATGAACGGCGTGGCGCTGTCGTTCAGGCCCGCCTGA